One Methanohalophilus mahii DSM 5219 genomic window carries:
- a CDS encoding ion transporter, whose amino-acid sequence MKKYNPYENRPSHAGWRRDLYDIIFGADTPPGKAFDIALIFAILGSVVIVMLDSVHSIASVHHHSLYMLEWDFTILFTIEYILRLICVRDKKRYATSFFGVIDLLAVLPTYLTVILPGGQYLLVIRILRLLRIFRVLKLVQYLSEADLLIRALRESQRKIIVFLFTVLNLVVILGSVMYVVESSNPQFTSIPQSIFWAIVTITTVGYGDIVPTTFLGKTIASLVMIIGYSIIAIPTGIITQSIIRVSSEDDKTKIVKQTKGNMFSKKCPGCAFQGHDLDADYCKRCGERLEEE is encoded by the coding sequence ATGAAAAAATACAACCCATATGAGAACAGGCCCTCTCATGCAGGCTGGAGAAGAGACCTGTACGATATAATCTTCGGGGCAGATACACCTCCTGGAAAGGCCTTCGATATAGCACTTATATTTGCTATCCTGGGAAGTGTTGTCATTGTAATGCTGGACAGCGTGCATTCCATAGCATCTGTTCACCACCATAGCCTCTACATGCTGGAATGGGATTTCACCATTCTGTTCACCATCGAATATATCCTGCGACTTATTTGTGTCAGGGACAAAAAAAGATATGCGACCAGCTTTTTTGGTGTGATAGATTTACTGGCAGTACTGCCTACCTACCTGACAGTAATCCTGCCCGGCGGTCAATATCTCCTTGTTATACGTATACTGAGACTGTTGCGGATATTCAGGGTACTTAAACTCGTGCAGTACCTCTCTGAAGCCGATCTGCTGATAAGGGCACTGCGGGAGAGTCAGCGCAAAATCATAGTTTTCCTGTTCACGGTTTTGAATCTGGTCGTGATTCTGGGTTCTGTTATGTATGTGGTTGAAAGTTCCAATCCCCAGTTCACCAGTATTCCCCAGAGTATTTTCTGGGCAATCGTTACCATAACAACGGTAGGTTATGGGGATATTGTACCCACAACATTTCTGGGAAAGACCATCGCTTCACTGGTAATGATAATCGGTTATTCTATCATCGCTATACCTACAGGGATAATCACACAATCGATAATCCGGGTTTCCAGTGAGGATGATAAAACAAAAATCGTAAAACAGACGAAAGGAAATATGTTTTCAAAAAAATGTCCGGGTTGTGCCTTTCAGGGACATGATCTGGATGCTGACTACTGTAAACGTTGCGGGGAAAGACTTGAGGAGGAATAA
- the ribB gene encoding 3,4-dihydroxy-2-butanone-4-phosphate synthase: MDNLKISDPEVKKGVEAVERGEMVFIFDSDSREGETDFVIAASAITPDDVRWMRRDGGGLICTALADEVCTTLGLPFMADLLAEGAGRWPAIGNTVEQAGDLAYDSRSSFSIWVNHRNTRTGIPDNDRALTINKLAEISEKGRNGEAVVFGDEFRAPGHVALLRAAEGLVENRRGQTELSVALAEMAGITPVMVVCEMLDDTNGKALSKEDAKTYAQLHGCVFMEGAQITKAYTEWAARQKK; this comes from the coding sequence ATGGACAATTTAAAAATTTCAGATCCCGAAGTGAAAAAGGGTGTTGAGGCAGTTGAGCGGGGAGAAATGGTATTTATATTTGATTCGGACAGCCGGGAAGGCGAGACGGATTTTGTTATTGCGGCCTCAGCTATTACTCCTGATGATGTGCGCTGGATGCGTCGCGATGGGGGGGGGCTGATCTGTACTGCCCTGGCCGATGAGGTCTGTACGACGTTGGGTCTGCCTTTCATGGCAGATTTGCTGGCAGAAGGGGCAGGCAGATGGCCTGCAATTGGTAATACCGTGGAGCAGGCCGGTGATCTGGCATATGATAGTCGTTCCTCATTTTCCATCTGGGTCAATCACAGGAACACCCGTACCGGTATCCCGGATAACGACCGGGCCCTGACCATCAACAAACTGGCTGAAATCTCTGAAAAAGGTAGGAACGGTGAAGCCGTTGTATTTGGAGACGAGTTCCGGGCTCCGGGGCATGTTGCATTGCTACGGGCAGCTGAAGGGCTTGTGGAAAACCGCCGGGGCCAGACCGAGCTTTCGGTTGCTCTTGCAGAGATGGCCGGTATAACCCCTGTCATGGTAGTCTGTGAAATGCTGGATGATACCAACGGCAAAGCCCTTTCAAAAGAAGACGCAAAAACTTATGCCCAGTTGCATGGATGTGTTTTCATGGAAGGTGCCCAGATCACAAAAGCCTATACCGAATGGGCGGCCCGGCAGAAAAAGTGA
- a CDS encoding winged helix-turn-helix domain-containing protein/riboflavin kinase has product MHLIPALKELGLLGGLNNPVKLSSAEFAEYMATSSKTSARILKSLEDEGYIERRIVPGGQEVALLEKGRQLLKKEYEDYRHIFTETVEKKSIQLRGSIVSGLGEGHYYIGQEGYQRQFGDKLGFAPYPGTLNVHLDDLSLKFRDKLAESAVIPISGFTNGERTFGACHCFCVKVEGFEAAVVVPDRTHYPADLLEIISPVKLRDELDLKDGDEVEVTVDY; this is encoded by the coding sequence ATGCATCTAATTCCAGCACTGAAAGAACTGGGCCTTCTGGGCGGGCTGAATAATCCGGTTAAACTATCCTCAGCTGAGTTTGCCGAATACATGGCGACCAGCTCCAAGACTTCGGCTAGGATTCTCAAATCCCTGGAAGATGAAGGTTATATTGAGAGGCGTATTGTGCCTGGTGGACAGGAAGTGGCGCTGTTGGAAAAGGGTCGGCAATTGCTGAAAAAGGAATACGAGGATTACAGGCATATATTCACCGAAACCGTTGAAAAAAAGTCGATTCAGCTGCGGGGGTCTATTGTAAGCGGGCTTGGTGAAGGTCACTACTATATCGGCCAGGAAGGCTATCAGAGGCAATTCGGGGACAAACTCGGTTTTGCTCCTTACCCCGGAACTCTCAATGTGCATCTTGATGACCTTAGCCTGAAGTTCAGGGATAAGCTTGCAGAAAGTGCTGTGATCCCGATCTCCGGTTTCACAAATGGGGAGCGTACTTTCGGTGCATGTCATTGTTTCTGTGTGAAAGTTGAGGGGTTTGAGGCAGCAGTTGTGGTTCCCGACAGGACCCATTATCCGGCTGATCTGCTGGAGATAATCTCCCCTGTTAAATTGCGTGATGAGCTTGATTTGAAGGACGGAGATGAGGTTGAGGTTACCGTTGATTATTGA